One genomic region from Sphingomonas paeninsulae encodes:
- a CDS encoding AsmA family protein — protein MMTNETGTAERSSRWPRAHRVGLWAGGSVGAVAVVAVVGIGAFPVDSARSFIEGRLSSAVHAPVHIGSITRDSWFSFTPTIALRDVRIAQPDWVGPGDFVRLSSAEVRVPVFALLTGGFRPERVHIDGLKVALMRNAVGRANWEPDKKRAPDASRSQPKLSDLIITNAKFSFRDDKRGLTIAGPLQGDARSGLRISGDGSFLGKPAHFEARGGAIADIDPKAPYPFDLTLTSPALHLAAKGAMEGVLNTRLFKAIINAQAPTLKNLDRVIEAGLFGSQPIDLNATVRHDGRDWYIDSIAGSMGRSRFAGRATVLKRDGRTKIDATIRASQFDFDDLADAEGLGDAAALKARLGPRIVPTTRINLSKIGKTDGVVRFSADRLLFKTPSVFRSLSGVLTLDNRRVTITDVTARLLQGALTGDAQIDHRSGAPKLSLNLRFSGATLETTVGKPNDVSGSVRGRIIVSGSGDTVREAMSHATGRVAMVATAGAVKATVADVLGQDLGRAIEHQLRDKQAKVPLRCLVANFRASNGILTPNPLAIDTGASVGHGGGQIVMNGETIALTLRGSSKNPSALKIVEPIRIGGTLSSPSITVAGIGNAGESKAKGALRVLGRSLKSALGIGPREAPTAAPAALNCAGLVEAALK, from the coding sequence ATGATGACTAACGAAACGGGCACGGCAGAACGGTCGTCGCGATGGCCCCGCGCACATCGCGTTGGATTGTGGGCTGGCGGTAGCGTTGGAGCAGTTGCTGTCGTTGCTGTTGTTGGGATCGGCGCTTTTCCGGTCGATAGCGCACGCAGCTTTATCGAGGGGCGATTGTCCTCCGCCGTCCACGCACCCGTCCATATCGGATCAATCACCCGTGATAGCTGGTTTTCCTTCACGCCAACGATCGCGTTACGCGACGTTCGGATCGCGCAGCCGGATTGGGTGGGGCCGGGTGACTTTGTCCGCTTGAGCTCGGCGGAGGTGCGCGTGCCGGTCTTTGCCTTGTTGACCGGTGGCTTTCGACCCGAGCGGGTCCACATCGACGGACTGAAGGTGGCGCTCATGCGCAATGCGGTCGGACGCGCCAACTGGGAGCCGGATAAAAAACGCGCACCCGATGCCAGCCGTTCGCAGCCGAAACTATCGGACCTGATTATCACGAACGCAAAATTTTCTTTCCGGGACGACAAGCGCGGACTGACGATAGCAGGACCGTTGCAGGGTGATGCGCGATCGGGCTTGCGGATTTCAGGGGATGGCAGCTTCCTTGGGAAACCCGCGCATTTTGAGGCGCGGGGCGGGGCGATCGCGGACATCGACCCAAAGGCTCCTTATCCATTCGATCTGACGCTGACGTCGCCCGCGCTTCATCTGGCAGCCAAGGGTGCGATGGAGGGCGTGCTCAACACACGGCTGTTCAAGGCTATTATCAACGCTCAGGCGCCAACGCTGAAAAACCTCGACCGGGTGATAGAGGCCGGGCTGTTCGGCAGTCAGCCTATCGACCTGAATGCCACGGTTCGGCACGATGGGCGTGACTGGTATATCGACAGTATTGCCGGATCGATGGGCCGCTCACGTTTCGCTGGACGCGCAACGGTATTGAAACGCGACGGGCGGACGAAAATCGACGCCACGATCCGCGCCAGCCAGTTCGATTTCGACGATCTTGCCGATGCAGAGGGTCTGGGCGATGCTGCTGCACTGAAGGCCCGGCTGGGACCACGGATCGTGCCGACGACGCGGATTAACCTTTCGAAGATTGGCAAGACTGATGGTGTCGTGCGTTTCTCGGCCGACCGGCTGCTGTTCAAGACTCCTTCGGTTTTTCGCTCGCTGTCGGGTGTCTTAACGCTCGATAATCGCCGCGTGACGATCACCGACGTTACAGCGCGACTGCTACAGGGCGCGCTGACCGGAGACGCCCAGATCGACCATCGCAGCGGCGCGCCGAAACTGTCGCTGAACCTGCGCTTTTCGGGAGCAACACTCGAAACAACTGTTGGCAAGCCGAACGATGTTAGCGGATCGGTGCGTGGACGAATCATCGTGTCCGGGTCGGGCGATACAGTGCGTGAGGCGATGAGCCATGCGACTGGCCGGGTCGCAATGGTGGCAACGGCGGGCGCGGTAAAGGCGACGGTTGCGGATGTGCTGGGCCAGGATTTGGGGCGAGCGATCGAACATCAACTGCGTGACAAACAGGCGAAGGTGCCGCTGCGCTGCCTTGTGGCGAACTTTCGGGCAAGCAACGGTATCCTGACGCCGAACCCGCTCGCGATCGATACCGGTGCGTCGGTGGGGCACGGAGGCGGTCAGATTGTGATGAACGGAGAAACGATTGCACTGACCCTGCGCGGGAGTTCGAAGAATCCGAGCGCGTTGAAGATCGTCGAGCCTATTCGCATTGGCGGTACGCTGAGTTCGCCGTCGATCACGGTGGCAGGGATCGGCAATGCCGGAGAATCAAAGGCCAAGGGCGCGTTGCGCGTTCTCGGGCGGTCGCTTAAGTCGGCGCTGGGAATTGGGCCTAGAGAGGCTCCGACCGCGGCTCCCGCAGCGCTGAATTGTGCGGGGTTGGTGGAGGCGGCATTAAAGTAA
- the infA gene encoding translation initiation factor IF-1 produces MAKEELLEMRGSVVELLPNAMFRVKLENNHEVLGHTAGKMRKNRIRVLVGDEVLVEMTPYDLTKGRITYRFK; encoded by the coding sequence ATGGCCAAGGAAGAACTCCTCGAAATGCGCGGCAGCGTTGTCGAACTGCTGCCCAACGCGATGTTTCGCGTGAAACTCGAAAACAACCACGAAGTGCTCGGTCACACGGCTGGCAAGATGCGCAAGAACCGCATCCGCGTACTCGTGGGCGACGAAGTGCTCGTCGAAATGACACCATACGACCTGACCAAGGGCCGGATAACGTATCGGTTCAAATAG
- a CDS encoding Maf family protein, with product MPDAVSRLILASASPRRLDLLARIGVVPDAVDPADINESPLAAEIPRLHVQRLAAAKAAAVAARHPGEIILAADTVVAAGRRILPKADDEGTAHKCLTLLSGRRHRVLTAVTVIDAAGTARHRLSDTIVAFKPLTAAEIAAYLRTNEWQGKAGGYAIQGRAEAFVRFLSGSHSGVIGLPLFETRALLLTAGIPLG from the coding sequence GTGCCCGATGCTGTATCACGTTTGATTCTCGCTTCCGCTTCGCCGCGCCGTCTGGATCTGCTCGCGCGGATTGGCGTGGTTCCGGACGCGGTCGACCCGGCTGACATCAACGAATCGCCGCTTGCCGCCGAAATTCCGCGCCTTCACGTTCAGCGCCTTGCCGCTGCGAAGGCAGCCGCAGTTGCCGCGCGCCATCCGGGGGAAATAATTCTCGCCGCCGACACTGTTGTTGCAGCTGGTCGTCGCATCCTGCCCAAGGCAGATGACGAGGGCACCGCACACAAGTGCCTTACTTTGCTCTCCGGGCGCCGTCACCGCGTCCTGACCGCCGTTACGGTCATCGACGCCGCCGGAACCGCGCGGCACCGGCTGTCGGACACTATAGTCGCCTTTAAACCGCTGACCGCCGCAGAAATCGCTGCCTATCTCCGCACCAACGAATGGCAGGGCAAGGCGGGCGGCTATGCCATACAAGGCCGCGCTGAAGCATTCGTCCGTTTCCTGTCGGGCAGCCATTCCGGCGTCATCGGCCTTCCCCTGTTCGAAACCCGTGCCTTGCTCCTGACCGCAGGCATCCCGCTTGGCTGA
- a CDS encoding HlyD family secretion protein has translation MNDSSTPATGAPPAAPVVVPVSPTPATEERLADANAPVGSGWRPPRASRNTIIVTVFFAIAGMAVVLAAWRLPPFANDIQSTDNAYVRGRTTVISPQVSGYVTAVLVRDFDDVKAGQPLVQIDDRIYRQRFEQAGAQVANQEATLANADQAARSRAASLEAQEASVANANAQLQRAQADMNRVNDLVTDGSVSLRERDQTLAALRQAQAGVLQAKAARDIATQDIRTVKVGRGGQQAGVTGAQAAQRLTQIDLENTVIRAPESGRLSEVGVRLGQYVTAGSQLMFLVPPETWVIANFKESQTARIVVGQPASFTVDGLGNARLTGKVEKISPAAGSEFSVLKSDNATGNFTKVPQRIAVRIRVDPDQSLYQRLRPGMSVQARVDTAGGPRIR, from the coding sequence ATGAACGATTCGTCCACCCCGGCGACAGGCGCGCCGCCAGCCGCGCCTGTCGTCGTTCCAGTCTCGCCAACACCGGCGACTGAAGAGCGCCTCGCCGATGCGAACGCGCCGGTGGGATCGGGATGGCGACCGCCGCGCGCATCGCGGAACACCATTATTGTCACCGTCTTCTTCGCAATCGCGGGCATGGCGGTGGTGCTTGCAGCTTGGCGCCTGCCGCCGTTTGCCAATGACATCCAGTCCACGGACAATGCCTATGTCCGGGGCAGAACGACCGTAATCAGCCCACAGGTCAGCGGTTATGTCACCGCAGTCCTCGTCCGCGATTTCGATGATGTAAAAGCGGGCCAGCCGCTCGTACAAATCGACGACCGCATCTATCGCCAGCGTTTCGAACAAGCAGGCGCGCAGGTCGCCAATCAGGAAGCCACGCTGGCCAATGCCGATCAAGCCGCCCGGTCGAGGGCCGCCAGTCTTGAGGCACAAGAGGCTTCGGTTGCCAACGCCAATGCACAATTGCAGCGTGCGCAGGCCGATATGAACCGCGTCAACGACCTTGTGACCGACGGTTCGGTCAGCCTGCGTGAACGCGACCAGACGCTCGCCGCACTCCGTCAGGCACAGGCAGGCGTGCTTCAGGCAAAGGCGGCGCGCGACATCGCCACTCAGGATATCCGCACGGTAAAAGTCGGACGTGGTGGTCAGCAGGCTGGCGTCACGGGCGCTCAGGCAGCGCAGCGGCTTACCCAGATCGATCTGGAAAACACCGTCATTCGCGCACCCGAGAGCGGGCGGCTGAGCGAGGTCGGGGTGCGGCTCGGTCAATATGTCACCGCCGGGTCGCAACTGATGTTTCTGGTGCCACCCGAGACCTGGGTGATCGCGAATTTCAAGGAATCGCAGACTGCGCGCATCGTTGTCGGTCAGCCCGCCAGCTTTACCGTCGATGGGCTTGGCAATGCACGGCTGACCGGCAAGGTCGAAAAGATTTCACCGGCCGCCGGTTCTGAATTCTCCGTATTGAAATCAGACAATGCGACCGGCAATTTTACCAAGGTGCCGCAGCGCATCGCCGTCCGCATCCGGGTGGACCCCGATCAGTCGCTGTATCAGCGCCTGCGTCCCGGCATGTCGGTACAGGCGCGCGTCGATACTGCCGGTGGACCGCGCATCAGATGA
- a CDS encoding MlaA family lipoprotein produces MKRGLIAAVLLATPAGVGAQVLARAPSVQTPPLAQTSPAAIASDPVKARPRHNHTPGDPIEGVNRGLFSVHQFLDRIFFRPVAMAYKAVVPKVVRTGVRHVISNLTEPVVFLNDVLQLKPKRAVRTFGRFTINTVLGVGGVIDVAKGEKLPHRDNGFGNTLGRYGVGPGPYLFIPLIGPTDFRDLIGGQADGGILPLAVGDPFNRTAFVLPYIALDGLDQRVESDGDLKALLSGAADPYATLRSVYLQSRAAEVAEVRHGKTGGALDDPLVDPEAPTDEAVSSAQPDVFDTTPTDPEPNPKP; encoded by the coding sequence GTGAAGCGCGGCCTGATCGCCGCAGTCTTGCTGGCGACCCCGGCGGGCGTGGGCGCGCAGGTGCTTGCGCGCGCTCCATCGGTTCAAACCCCTCCACTAGCTCAAACATCGCCAGCGGCTATCGCTTCCGATCCTGTAAAAGCGCGTCCCCGTCACAACCATACGCCGGGTGACCCGATCGAGGGCGTTAATCGCGGGTTGTTTTCCGTCCATCAATTTCTCGACCGGATATTCTTTCGGCCGGTCGCGATGGCGTACAAGGCGGTCGTGCCAAAGGTCGTTCGGACCGGGGTCAGGCATGTGATTTCGAACCTGACCGAACCGGTCGTGTTCCTGAACGATGTTCTGCAACTGAAACCGAAGCGCGCGGTGCGGACGTTCGGACGGTTCACGATCAATACAGTGCTGGGTGTGGGCGGTGTTATCGATGTCGCGAAGGGTGAGAAACTGCCGCACCGCGACAATGGCTTTGGCAATACGCTGGGCCGCTATGGGGTCGGGCCGGGACCGTATTTGTTTATCCCACTGATCGGGCCGACCGATTTTCGCGATCTGATCGGGGGACAGGCCGATGGCGGTATTCTGCCCCTTGCGGTCGGCGATCCGTTCAACAGGACCGCGTTCGTGCTGCCCTATATCGCGCTGGACGGACTGGATCAGCGCGTCGAATCCGACGGCGATTTGAAGGCTCTGCTGAGCGGGGCGGCGGACCCCTATGCGACATTGCGGTCGGTATATCTGCAAAGCCGCGCCGCCGAAGTGGCGGAGGTTCGTCATGGCAAAACCGGTGGAGCGCTGGACGATCCGCTGGTCGATCCGGAAGCACCGACCGATGAGGCGGTGTCGTCCGCACAGCCTGATGTTTTCGACACAACCCCGACTGACCCGGAGCCCAATCCTAAGCCTTGA
- a CDS encoding ribonuclease → MAEWLYEAGIGEARAALVDDDDVIIEAHIEANGDTLRVGRTIDVRLVEKQAGGTRGIVRSIIGSHEALIDRLPAVDMGRAFNVTVVREAIPEPGAIKRAKVRLASDKTPDTAPDTGETPGPTLYDRIKATGITVRTLAPHGPDLLESAGWTETLEEAARGEIRFPGGALRISLTPAMTLIDIDGELAPNALALAGADAAGAAIRRLGIAGSIGIDFPTVAGKAERLAIAEAIDSHIPQSFERTAVNGFGFLQIIRPRLRASLCEQFQYDAIESHARALLRRAQRSGIIGAAAIVAHFRIIAVLEAQPDWIVALSAHIGGSVTLRGDAALAMSAGYATKAN, encoded by the coding sequence TTGGCTGAGTGGCTTTACGAAGCTGGCATCGGAGAGGCGCGGGCTGCGCTGGTCGATGACGACGACGTAATTATCGAAGCTCATATCGAAGCCAACGGTGATACGCTCCGGGTCGGTCGGACAATTGACGTGCGCCTTGTCGAAAAACAGGCAGGCGGCACGCGCGGCATCGTCCGCTCGATCATCGGCAGTCACGAGGCCCTGATCGATCGCCTGCCCGCCGTCGATATGGGTCGCGCCTTCAATGTGACCGTCGTTCGAGAGGCAATCCCCGAACCCGGTGCAATCAAGCGCGCGAAGGTTCGCCTCGCGTCTGACAAAACGCCCGACACCGCACCCGACACCGGGGAAACACCCGGTCCCACTCTTTACGACCGAATCAAGGCAACCGGCATCACGGTGCGGACGCTGGCCCCACACGGTCCTGACCTCCTCGAATCAGCAGGATGGACCGAAACACTCGAGGAAGCGGCACGCGGCGAGATACGGTTTCCCGGTGGCGCGCTGCGTATCAGCCTGACACCTGCCATGACGCTCATCGACATAGACGGAGAACTGGCCCCTAATGCGCTGGCATTGGCGGGGGCCGATGCCGCCGGAGCCGCGATTCGCAGGTTGGGCATCGCGGGCTCCATCGGCATCGACTTCCCCACAGTCGCCGGAAAGGCCGAACGCCTTGCCATCGCCGAAGCAATCGACAGCCATATCCCACAGTCATTCGAACGCACTGCCGTCAACGGGTTCGGGTTTCTGCAAATCATCCGGCCTCGTCTTCGCGCTTCGTTATGCGAACAATTCCAATATGATGCCATCGAAAGCCACGCACGCGCGCTTCTGCGGCGTGCCCAGAGATCGGGGATCATCGGCGCGGCAGCTATCGTCGCGCACTTCAGAATCATTGCCGTTCTGGAGGCACAGCCGGACTGGATCGTCGCCCTGTCCGCTCACATAGGTGGCAGCGTCACCTTGCGCGGCGACGCGGCGCTCGCCATGTCCGCAGGCTATGCAACCAAAGCCAATTAA
- a CDS encoding DUF2141 domain-containing protein, whose amino-acid sequence MNLKIYTGILLAFAATATIGAAPAPGVLQIEVGNVRAQTGSVHADICTEAQFLKDCSRSADAPAKYGTTTLTLTGLRPGRYAVQVYYDQNGNHKVDRALFGVPKEGVGFSNDAKIRFAPPKWEEAAFDYDGHSRTIRLKLRYFSGPDGPNPAK is encoded by the coding sequence ATGAACCTGAAAATCTACACTGGAATTTTGCTCGCGTTCGCGGCCACAGCGACCATCGGCGCTGCGCCCGCGCCGGGAGTATTGCAGATAGAGGTCGGCAATGTGCGTGCACAGACCGGCTCCGTTCATGCCGACATCTGCACCGAAGCGCAGTTTCTGAAAGATTGCTCGCGATCGGCCGATGCGCCAGCAAAATATGGCACAACCACGCTGACTCTGACCGGCCTGCGACCCGGCCGCTATGCCGTTCAAGTTTATTACGACCAGAACGGCAATCATAAGGTCGATCGCGCGCTGTTCGGCGTACCGAAAGAAGGCGTCGGTTTCTCGAACGATGCCAAGATCCGCTTTGCGCCGCCAAAATGGGAAGAGGCGGCGTTCGACTATGACGGGCATTCACGCACGATCCGGCTGAAGCTGCGTTATTTCAGCGGTCCCGACGGACCAAATCCAGCCAAATGA
- a CDS encoding MFS transporter, which yields MAVTFHLCRAYIFPMLFARVRNYLAEEEWTFAPHERAAMPGSPASPSHPLGRQLAYAGIGVLVGITGGLGNALISVNLTTLQGSLGLDPGEIAWLPTAYVMTNVSINLLMIKFRQQYGLRPFTIIFLTLYALLTFAHLFVRDFASAIAVRAASGMAGAALSSLCLYYMMQALPAKWRLKGLVLGIGIPQCAIPLARLFSPDLLAMSQWRALYLFELGLAMLSLAAVSLLRLPPTERKPAFEPMDFVTFALWGGSVALFAAVLGEGRIVWWTSTPWIGWALVAAIPMFAAALAIEHNRANPLLNTRWLGSADIVRFAIVTIMARIVLSEQTYGAVGLLTVLGQNNDQMQTLFAIILIASVAGVAASAITLNVEKLTHPIMLSIGLVAIAAYADSYSTNLTRAPELYLTQAVIAFSATFFLGPALLFGMSRALQQGAGHVISFIALFGIVNSIGGLGGSALLGTYQTIAEKAHSAAIVQSISPTDPMVMARITAGGSAVGRVLGDSALRNAQGAALLSQTATREANVLAYNDTFRLVAVLAALTTVYLALLLMRRSYRERRAARLETVR from the coding sequence ATGGCCGTGACCTTTCACCTTTGCCGTGCGTATATCTTCCCGATGCTTTTTGCCCGTGTCCGAAACTATCTGGCCGAAGAGGAATGGACGTTCGCGCCGCATGAGCGGGCGGCCATGCCGGGTTCACCCGCGTCGCCGTCGCACCCACTGGGGCGACAGCTTGCCTATGCCGGGATTGGCGTTCTGGTCGGCATCACCGGTGGTCTCGGCAATGCGCTGATCTCCGTCAACCTGACGACGCTTCAGGGATCGCTTGGGCTGGACCCTGGCGAAATTGCCTGGTTACCGACCGCCTATGTGATGACGAACGTGTCGATCAACCTGCTGATGATAAAATTTCGTCAGCAATATGGGTTGCGCCCGTTTACGATCATATTCCTGACGCTTTATGCGCTGCTGACCTTCGCTCATCTATTCGTCCGCGACTTTGCCTCTGCGATCGCGGTTCGCGCGGCTTCGGGCATGGCGGGAGCAGCGCTCTCTTCGCTATGTCTCTATTACATGATGCAGGCGCTTCCCGCGAAATGGCGGCTAAAGGGGCTGGTCCTCGGCATCGGCATTCCGCAATGCGCAATCCCGCTGGCACGCCTGTTTTCACCCGACCTGCTGGCCATGTCGCAATGGCGGGCGCTCTATCTATTCGAACTGGGGCTGGCGATGCTGTCACTTGCCGCAGTGAGCCTGCTGCGGCTGCCCCCCACCGAACGTAAGCCCGCCTTCGAGCCGATGGATTTCGTGACGTTCGCCCTGTGGGGGGGCAGCGTCGCACTGTTTGCGGCCGTGCTGGGAGAGGGGCGCATTGTGTGGTGGACATCGACCCCGTGGATCGGCTGGGCGCTAGTCGCGGCAATCCCGATGTTCGCCGCAGCCCTCGCAATCGAGCATAATCGCGCCAATCCGCTGCTCAATACACGCTGGCTGGGAAGCGCCGACATCGTGCGCTTTGCCATCGTCACGATCATGGCGCGGATCGTGCTGTCCGAACAAACCTATGGCGCAGTTGGGTTGTTGACGGTGCTGGGTCAGAACAACGACCAGATGCAGACCTTATTCGCGATTATCCTGATCGCGTCGGTGGCCGGGGTCGCGGCGAGTGCCATCACGCTGAACGTCGAAAAACTGACGCATCCGATCATGCTTTCGATCGGGCTGGTTGCCATCGCCGCTTATGCCGATTCCTATTCGACCAATCTGACGCGCGCGCCCGAACTTTATCTGACGCAAGCCGTGATCGCATTTTCGGCGACCTTCTTCCTCGGGCCAGCGCTGTTGTTCGGCATGAGCCGCGCATTGCAACAGGGCGCGGGCCACGTCATCAGTTTCATCGCACTGTTCGGTATCGTCAATTCGATCGGCGGGCTGGGTGGCTCGGCACTGCTCGGCACTTATCAAACAATTGCCGAAAAAGCGCACAGTGCCGCCATCGTGCAGTCGATCAGCCCAACCGACCCAATGGTCATGGCGCGCATCACGGCAGGCGGCTCTGCTGTCGGGCGTGTCTTGGGTGACAGCGCGCTTCGCAACGCACAGGGGGCGGCATTACTATCTCAGACTGCCACGCGTGAGGCCAATGTGCTGGCGTACAACGACACGTTCAGGCTCGTTGCGGTGCTCGCCGCGCTGACCACCGTTTACCTTGCACTGTTGCTGATGCGCCGAAGCTATCGCGAACGGCGCGCGGCGAGGCTAGAGACAGTTAGATGA
- a CDS encoding efflux transporter outer membrane subunit, translating to MKALAGTLIVGLAIAGCAGPRSQTPVAAAVAPPPAWRTALGNGQPIRADWWVAFGDPVLTELVERALTNNPDLSAAAARVEEARAQERLSRAQLLPNISAGAGASEARALDPFGNAETSPGAQPTIEASYDIDLFGRLRAANAATRAQLLASEGARDTVRLGIVSSVATGYITLRALDSRLLVARDTLAARGEALRIARRRAETGYTSRLELHQAEGEYHATEQLIPQAELSIERQENALRVLLGDVPATVMRGVALENFATPAIPDGLPADLLRRRPDLYQAEQNLVAADRSLDSARRAFLPNISLTGSVGLVISTLLPGSDSVGVFSIGGSILQPIFDGGRLRAQQGIAASRRDQAAFAYRRAALNAFREVDDSLTGVLRSGQQAVALAGQRDALAAALRNASNRYRAGYSSYLDQLDTQRGLLTAELALVQARADRLNAYVTLYQAFGGGWSSDDVRATSR from the coding sequence ATGAAGGCACTGGCGGGAACGCTGATCGTGGGGCTGGCGATTGCCGGCTGCGCGGGACCGCGCTCGCAGACTCCGGTCGCCGCAGCCGTTGCGCCACCTCCGGCATGGCGAACGGCTCTTGGAAACGGGCAACCAATACGCGCAGACTGGTGGGTGGCGTTCGGCGATCCCGTTCTGACGGAACTTGTAGAACGCGCGCTGACAAATAATCCCGACCTGAGCGCCGCCGCCGCTCGGGTCGAGGAGGCGCGCGCACAAGAACGCCTGTCGCGCGCTCAATTGCTGCCCAATATCAGCGCCGGTGCCGGAGCATCGGAGGCGCGTGCGCTGGACCCATTCGGCAATGCGGAAACCAGTCCGGGCGCACAGCCGACGATTGAGGCAAGCTATGACATCGACCTGTTCGGACGTTTACGCGCTGCCAACGCCGCGACCCGCGCGCAGTTGCTGGCGAGCGAGGGCGCGCGCGATACGGTGCGGCTGGGAATCGTAAGCAGCGTCGCCACGGGATATATAACGCTGCGCGCGCTCGATTCACGGCTGCTCGTCGCACGCGACACATTGGCGGCACGGGGCGAAGCACTCCGCATTGCGCGGCGACGGGCAGAGACCGGCTACACCTCGCGGCTCGAACTGCATCAGGCCGAGGGCGAATATCACGCGACCGAGCAATTGATTCCGCAAGCAGAGCTGAGCATCGAGCGGCAGGAAAATGCGCTGCGGGTCTTGCTGGGCGACGTTCCGGCGACAGTGATGCGCGGCGTTGCGCTCGAAAACTTCGCGACGCCCGCTATTCCCGATGGCTTGCCTGCCGACCTGTTACGTCGCCGCCCCGACCTGTATCAGGCGGAACAAAATTTGGTAGCGGCTGACCGATCTCTGGATAGTGCACGGCGCGCTTTCCTGCCGAACATCAGCCTCACCGGATCGGTCGGCCTTGTAATTTCCACCCTGTTGCCGGGTTCAGATTCGGTCGGGGTGTTCTCTATCGGGGGCAGCATCCTGCAACCAATCTTCGACGGCGGACGCCTGCGCGCGCAACAAGGCATTGCCGCCTCGCGGCGCGATCAGGCGGCGTTCGCCTATCGCCGCGCTGCACTCAACGCGTTTCGTGAAGTCGATGACAGCCTGACGGGCGTACTTCGTTCGGGTCAGCAGGCGGTAGCACTGGCCGGGCAACGCGATGCGCTCGCGGCGGCGCTGCGTAATGCGTCGAACCGTTATCGTGCCGGATATTCGTCCTACCTCGATCAATTGGATACGCAGCGCGGCTTGCTGACCGCCGAACTTGCACTTGTACAGGCACGAGCCGACCGGCTGAATGCCTATGTAACTTTATATCAGGCATTCGGCGGCGGCTGGTCGTCGGATGACGTGCGGGCGACCAGTCGTTAA